The following proteins come from a genomic window of Pleuronectes platessa chromosome 2, fPlePla1.1, whole genome shotgun sequence:
- the LOC128448199 gene encoding zinc finger protein OZF-like — protein MSAVQLLRVSVHERISASAEDFLLQVEKGGGKAEVLELRAMLTERLAGAGEEILTRLEETVAGYEDRVERSERERRLIDAAMQPVVRLHRAVCPADVQQLIVIKEEVPPEQPQRNPLVDQEDPEPPHIKEEQEEPWTNQDGQQLQGLEEADIKFTLTPVAVKCEEDEEKLKSSKLHPSERKENKADCGGPEPARNSGPDGRLQQGPEDKKEDSSETEESEDDWLETREPQTGLNTRNNKRPLSDMGCKTEKKTFSCSECGKRFSLRSHLNTHMMIHTGEKPFSCSECGNSFNLGGNLNTHMRIHTGEKQFSCSECDKRFSLRSHLNRHMMIHTGEKPLSCFECGKIFNQKSNLNRHMRIHTGEKQFSCSECGKIFNQKSNLNRHMMIHTVEKPFSCSECGNSFNLGGNLNTHMRIHTGEKQFSCSECDKRFSLRSHLNRHMMIHTGEKPLSCFECSKIFNQKSNLNRHMRIHTGEKQFSCSECGKIFNQKSNLNTHMRIHTGEKQFSCSECD, from the exons aTGTCggccgtgcagctgctgcgggtgtcggtacatgagcggatcagCGCTTCCGCTGaagacttcctgctgcaggtggagaaaggaggaggaaaggctgAAGTCCTGGAGCTGAGAGCGATGCTCACCGAGCGGCTCGCGGGGGCGGGGGAGGAGATCCTCACGAGGCTTGAGGAAACCGTGGCTGGGTACGAGGACCGAGTGGAGCGGTCCGAGCGGGAGAGGAGGCTGATCGATGCCGCGATGCAGCCCgtagtccggctgcacagagcag tgtgtcctgcagacgtcCAGCAACTGATAGTGATAAAAGAAgaggttccccctgagcagcCGCAGAGGAACCCtcttgtggaccaggaggatccagagcccccccacattaaagaggaacaagaggaaccgtggaccaatcaggatggacagcagcttcaaggactggaggaggctgatatcaagttcacattgactcctgtcgctgtgaagtgtgaagaagatgaagagaaacttaaatcgtcaaagcttcatccgagtgagaggaaggagaacaaagcggactgtggaggaccagaaccagccaggaactcaggtcctgatggacgTTTACAACAAGGTCCTGAGGATAAGAAggaagactcttctgagactgaagagaGTGAGGATGATTGGCTGGAGACCAGGGAACCTCAGACTGGCTTAAATACAAGAAACAACAAACGGCCTCTAAGTGATATGGGATgtaagacagagaaaaaaacgtttagttgctctgagtgtggtaaaagatttagcctACGGAgccatctaaatacacatatgatgattcatacaggagaaaaaccgtttagttgctctgagtgtggtaacaGTTTTAACCTAGGGggcaatctaaatacacatatgaggattcatacaggagagaaacagttcagttgctctgagtgtgataaaAGATTTAGCCTACGGAGCcatctaaatagacatatgatgattcatacaggagagaaaccgttgaGTTGCTttgagtgtggtaaaatattCAACCAAAAGAGCAatctaaatagacatatgaggattcatacaggagagaaacagtttagttgctctgagtgtggtaaaatattCAACCAAAAGAGCAatctaaatagacatatgaTGATTCATACAGTAGaaaaaccgtttagttgctctgagtgtggtaacaGTTTTAACCTAGGGggcaatctaaatacacatatgaggattcatacaggagagaaacagttcagttgctctgagtgtgataaaAGATTTAGCCTACGGAGCcatctaaatagacatatgatgattcatacaggagagaaaccgttgaGTTGCTTTGAGTGTAGTAAAATATTCAACCAAAAGAGCAatctaaatagacatatgaggattcatacaggagagaaacagtttagttgctctgagtgtggtaaaatattCAACCAAAAGagcaatctaaatacacatatgaggattcatacaggagagaaacagtttagttgctctgagtgtgattaa